A window from Oreochromis aureus strain Israel breed Guangdong linkage group 16, ZZ_aureus, whole genome shotgun sequence encodes these proteins:
- the LOC120433453 gene encoding uncharacterized protein LOC120433453 isoform X1, with the protein MSDSERTFLDVAITEVLPELQAVNKSILEEHLQSIGVETSDDLLFVTEADLMTVLRPVQARKLLSAWKQKYQTPENSSLSSVEASSTQSLSLLSVSPQSLSSTSSSSPGCDTHWDDNFEIPWSKLPAEVVHFLERGKRPCPKLRRQMVRIVVTEMMEKCPHVGRKHSVDVAKKMVAKYPNSLQDVIEGDIVGAGYLSLVKQLQNRIENVRRTSTPKIRKRKHQTDSDHTDEIPLEERAAMQDTYGCIKWNVEFLPLEETPESQQQKMEKLKVMFQQADANPDEVKSLMKSTYYTQRQHVNQGKSIKCLREEWPFWFDELGMSVHFKELTGIDLKETFTRNLDLKGKRLLDYMTTVAVSKSKAFLQTYARLQRMRGPQGGCSDDVKEMVLLLLSYFEEKEESMLFCVEDTCLADEVQLEQVPLTPTIIVCGQSCYSSRRYMLSIDRNLVSTNISSFISALCLMFGSYYNFNIHYPSELASTLEFLQRCFFSINPEKGTKVENKNSKRRLSVNPRVLTLIQDLADHEWRQA; encoded by the exons ATGAGTGACTCAGAGCGAACCTTCCTAGATGTCGCCATCACGGAAGTCCTACCAGAACTTCAAGCGGTGAACAAAAGCATCCTGGAAGAGCACTTGCAGTCCATTGGAGTTGAGACAAGTGATGATCTACTCTTCGTAACGGAGGCAGATTTGATGACAGTATTAAGACCTGTACAAGCAAGAAAGCTTCTTTCTGCTTGGAAACAGAAAT aCCAAACTCCAGAGAACAGCTCACTGTCATCTGTGGAAGCCTCATCCACCCAGTCGCTGTCATTGCTCTCTGTTTCACCCCAAAGTCTATCGTCGACCTCCTCCAGCAGCCCAGGATGTGACACACATTGGGATGACAACTTTGAAATTCCATGGAGTAAACTTCCTGCAGAAGTGGTGCATTTTCTGGAGAGGGGGAAAAGGCCTTGCCCAAAACTGAGAAGGCAAATGGTCCGGATTGTTGTGACTGAGATGATGGAAAAATGCCCTCATGTAGGTAGAAAACATTCAGTTGACGTTGCAAAAAAAATGGTGGCAAAATATCCCAATTCTCTGCAAGATGTAATAGAGGGTGATATTGTTGGCGCAGGCTACCTTTCCCTTGTCAAACAGTTGCAGAACAGAATTGAAAATGTAAGGCGCACTTCAACAcccaaaataagaaaaagaaaacatcagaCTGACTCAGACCACACAGACGAGATCCCTTTGGAAGAAAGAGCAGCAATGCAGGATACATACGGGTGCATTAAATGGAATGTAGAATTTCTGCCTCTTGAAGAAACTCCAGAGAGCCAACAGCAAAAGATGGAAAAACTCAAGGTGATGTTCCAGCAAGCTGATGCCAATCCAGATGAGGTAAAAAGTCTAATGAAGTCCACTTATTACacacaacgtcagcatgtcaaTCAGGGGAAAAGTATCAAATGCCTTAGAGAGGAGTGGCCGTTTTGGTTTGATGAACTTGGCATGTCTGTCCACTTCAAGGAACTTACTGGGATTGACCTCAAAGAGACATTCACACGAAATTTGGATTTGAAGGGGAAAAGGCTTCTGGACTACATGACCACAGTTGCTGTCAGCAAAAGCAAGGCGTTCCTTCAGACTTATGCAAGGCTTCAGAGGATGCGGGGACCGCAGGGTGGCTGCTCAGATGATGTGAAAGAGATGGTCCTGCTTctgctcagctactttgaaGAGAAGGAGGAGTCCATGCTTTTCTGTGTTGAAGATACATGTCTGGCAGATGAGGTACAACTGGAGCAAGTGCCTCTGACACCCACTATTATTGTGTGTG GACAGTCCTGCTATTCGTCAAGAAGATACATGCTGAGTATTGATCGGAACCTCGTCAGCACAAACATatcctccttcatttctgcactGTGCCTCATGTTCGGGAGCTACTACAATTTTAACATCCATTATCCATCTGAGCTGGCTTCCACTCTAGAGTTTCTTCAGAG GTGTTTCTTCTCCATAAACCCAGAAAAAGGAACCAAAGTAGAGAACAAAAACTCAAAGCGTCGTCTCAGTGTGAACCCTCGAGTCCTCACCCTGATTCAGGATCTCGCCGACCACGAGTGGCGCCAAGCCTAA
- the LOC120433453 gene encoding uncharacterized protein LOC120433453 isoform X2: MSDSERTFLDVAITEVLPELQAVNKSILEEHLQSIGVETSDDLLFVTEADLMTVLRPVQARKLLSAWKQKYQTPENSSLSSVEASSTQSLSLLSVSPQSLSSTSSSSPGCDTHWDDNFEIPWSKLPAEVVHFLERGKRPCPKLRRQMVRIVVTEMMEKCPHVGRKHSVDVAKKMVAKYPNSLQDVIEGDIVGAGYLSLVKQLQNRIENVRRTSTPKIRKRKHQTDSDHTDEIPLEERAAMQDTYGCIKWNVEFLPLEETPESQQQKMEKLKVMFQQADANPDEELTGIDLKETFTRNLDLKGKRLLDYMTTVAVSKSKAFLQTYARLQRMRGPQGGCSDDVKEMVLLLLSYFEEKEESMLFCVEDTCLADEVQLEQVPLTPTIIVCGQSCYSSRRYMLSIDRNLVSTNISSFISALCLMFGSYYNFNIHYPSELASTLEFLQRCFFSINPEKGTKVENKNSKRRLSVNPRVLTLIQDLADHEWRQA, from the exons ATGAGTGACTCAGAGCGAACCTTCCTAGATGTCGCCATCACGGAAGTCCTACCAGAACTTCAAGCGGTGAACAAAAGCATCCTGGAAGAGCACTTGCAGTCCATTGGAGTTGAGACAAGTGATGATCTACTCTTCGTAACGGAGGCAGATTTGATGACAGTATTAAGACCTGTACAAGCAAGAAAGCTTCTTTCTGCTTGGAAACAGAAAT aCCAAACTCCAGAGAACAGCTCACTGTCATCTGTGGAAGCCTCATCCACCCAGTCGCTGTCATTGCTCTCTGTTTCACCCCAAAGTCTATCGTCGACCTCCTCCAGCAGCCCAGGATGTGACACACATTGGGATGACAACTTTGAAATTCCATGGAGTAAACTTCCTGCAGAAGTGGTGCATTTTCTGGAGAGGGGGAAAAGGCCTTGCCCAAAACTGAGAAGGCAAATGGTCCGGATTGTTGTGACTGAGATGATGGAAAAATGCCCTCATGTAGGTAGAAAACATTCAGTTGACGTTGCAAAAAAAATGGTGGCAAAATATCCCAATTCTCTGCAAGATGTAATAGAGGGTGATATTGTTGGCGCAGGCTACCTTTCCCTTGTCAAACAGTTGCAGAACAGAATTGAAAATGTAAGGCGCACTTCAACAcccaaaataagaaaaagaaaacatcagaCTGACTCAGACCACACAGACGAGATCCCTTTGGAAGAAAGAGCAGCAATGCAGGATACATACGGGTGCATTAAATGGAATGTAGAATTTCTGCCTCTTGAAGAAACTCCAGAGAGCCAACAGCAAAAGATGGAAAAACTCAAGGTGATGTTCCAGCAAGCTGATGCCAATCCAGATGAG GAACTTACTGGGATTGACCTCAAAGAGACATTCACACGAAATTTGGATTTGAAGGGGAAAAGGCTTCTGGACTACATGACCACAGTTGCTGTCAGCAAAAGCAAGGCGTTCCTTCAGACTTATGCAAGGCTTCAGAGGATGCGGGGACCGCAGGGTGGCTGCTCAGATGATGTGAAAGAGATGGTCCTGCTTctgctcagctactttgaaGAGAAGGAGGAGTCCATGCTTTTCTGTGTTGAAGATACATGTCTGGCAGATGAGGTACAACTGGAGCAAGTGCCTCTGACACCCACTATTATTGTGTGTG GACAGTCCTGCTATTCGTCAAGAAGATACATGCTGAGTATTGATCGGAACCTCGTCAGCACAAACATatcctccttcatttctgcactGTGCCTCATGTTCGGGAGCTACTACAATTTTAACATCCATTATCCATCTGAGCTGGCTTCCACTCTAGAGTTTCTTCAGAG GTGTTTCTTCTCCATAAACCCAGAAAAAGGAACCAAAGTAGAGAACAAAAACTCAAAGCGTCGTCTCAGTGTGAACCCTCGAGTCCTCACCCTGATTCAGGATCTCGCCGACCACGAGTGGCGCCAAGCCTAA
- the LOC120433453 gene encoding uncharacterized protein LOC120433453 isoform X3, producing MSDSERTFLDVAITEVLPELQAVNKSILEEHLQSIGVETSDDLLFVTEADLMTVLRPVQARKLLSAWKQKYQTPENSSLSSVEASSTQSLSLLSVSPQSLSSTSSSSPGCDTHWDDNFEIPWSKLPAEVVHFLERGKRPCPKLRRQMVRIVVTEMMEKCPHVGRKHSVDVAKKMVAKYPNSLQDVIEGDIVGAGYLSLVKQLQNRIENVRRTSTPKIRKRKHQTDSDHTDEIPLEERAAMQDTYGCIKWNVEFLPLEETPESQQQKMEKLKVMFQQADANPDEVKSLMKSTYYTQRQHVNQGKSIKCLREEWPFWFDELGMSVHFKELTGIDLKETFTRNLDLKGKRLLDYMTTVAVSKSKAFLQTYARLQRMRGPQGGCSDDVKEMVLLLLSYFEEKEESMLFCVEDTCLADEVQLEQVPLTPTIIVCGVSSP from the exons ATGAGTGACTCAGAGCGAACCTTCCTAGATGTCGCCATCACGGAAGTCCTACCAGAACTTCAAGCGGTGAACAAAAGCATCCTGGAAGAGCACTTGCAGTCCATTGGAGTTGAGACAAGTGATGATCTACTCTTCGTAACGGAGGCAGATTTGATGACAGTATTAAGACCTGTACAAGCAAGAAAGCTTCTTTCTGCTTGGAAACAGAAAT aCCAAACTCCAGAGAACAGCTCACTGTCATCTGTGGAAGCCTCATCCACCCAGTCGCTGTCATTGCTCTCTGTTTCACCCCAAAGTCTATCGTCGACCTCCTCCAGCAGCCCAGGATGTGACACACATTGGGATGACAACTTTGAAATTCCATGGAGTAAACTTCCTGCAGAAGTGGTGCATTTTCTGGAGAGGGGGAAAAGGCCTTGCCCAAAACTGAGAAGGCAAATGGTCCGGATTGTTGTGACTGAGATGATGGAAAAATGCCCTCATGTAGGTAGAAAACATTCAGTTGACGTTGCAAAAAAAATGGTGGCAAAATATCCCAATTCTCTGCAAGATGTAATAGAGGGTGATATTGTTGGCGCAGGCTACCTTTCCCTTGTCAAACAGTTGCAGAACAGAATTGAAAATGTAAGGCGCACTTCAACAcccaaaataagaaaaagaaaacatcagaCTGACTCAGACCACACAGACGAGATCCCTTTGGAAGAAAGAGCAGCAATGCAGGATACATACGGGTGCATTAAATGGAATGTAGAATTTCTGCCTCTTGAAGAAACTCCAGAGAGCCAACAGCAAAAGATGGAAAAACTCAAGGTGATGTTCCAGCAAGCTGATGCCAATCCAGATGAGGTAAAAAGTCTAATGAAGTCCACTTATTACacacaacgtcagcatgtcaaTCAGGGGAAAAGTATCAAATGCCTTAGAGAGGAGTGGCCGTTTTGGTTTGATGAACTTGGCATGTCTGTCCACTTCAAGGAACTTACTGGGATTGACCTCAAAGAGACATTCACACGAAATTTGGATTTGAAGGGGAAAAGGCTTCTGGACTACATGACCACAGTTGCTGTCAGCAAAAGCAAGGCGTTCCTTCAGACTTATGCAAGGCTTCAGAGGATGCGGGGACCGCAGGGTGGCTGCTCAGATGATGTGAAAGAGATGGTCCTGCTTctgctcagctactttgaaGAGAAGGAGGAGTCCATGCTTTTCTGTGTTGAAGATACATGTCTGGCAGATGAGGTACAACTGGAGCAAGTGCCTCTGACACCCACTATTATTGTGTGTG GTGTTTCTTCTCCATAA